A genomic window from Streptomyces mirabilis includes:
- a CDS encoding sigma-70 family RNA polymerase sigma factor: MTREGHQVTTPALPTSRDASLTAWALAARAGDPDAVDQFVRALHRDVRRYVTYLGADPQTADDLAQDTFLRALGSLHRFEGRSSARTWLLAIARRAVIDSFRTAAARPRLADSDDWQLAAERAQPRGLPGFDDGIALDELLAELPEERREAFVLTQLLGLPYAEAALVSDCPIGTVRSRVARARSALIASLSDAERCGLPERRELVGAMA; this comes from the coding sequence ATGACCCGAGAAGGACACCAGGTGACCACTCCTGCCCTGCCCACCTCACGTGACGCGTCGCTGACGGCCTGGGCGCTGGCCGCCCGCGCCGGTGACCCCGACGCCGTCGACCAGTTCGTGCGCGCCCTGCACCGCGACGTACGCCGTTACGTCACCTATCTGGGCGCGGACCCGCAGACCGCCGACGACCTGGCCCAGGACACCTTCCTGCGCGCCCTCGGCAGCCTGCACCGCTTCGAGGGCCGTTCCTCGGCCCGTACCTGGCTGCTGGCCATCGCGCGCCGGGCCGTGATCGACAGTTTCCGCACCGCGGCGGCCCGGCCCCGGCTGGCCGACTCCGACGACTGGCAGCTCGCCGCCGAACGCGCCCAGCCGCGCGGCCTGCCGGGCTTCGACGACGGCATCGCACTCGACGAACTGCTGGCCGAACTGCCCGAGGAACGGCGCGAGGCCTTCGTGCTGACCCAGCTTCTCGGACTGCCGTACGCGGAGGCGGCCCTGGTGAGCGACTGCCCCATAGGTACGGTCCGCTCACGCGTGGCCCGTGCCCGCAGCGCCCTGATCGCCTCGCTGTCCGACGCCGAACGCTGTGGACTGCCCGAGCGGCGCGAGCTGGTCGGCGCGATGGCCTGA
- a CDS encoding YcnI family protein, with product MSPIRTTLRRAGLVAAFTTAGVLAAAGVAFAHVTVHPETYAKGATDGVLTFRVPNEEDTASTTKVQVFLPTDHPVLGVLVTPQEGWTAQVTTTKLKTPVKTDDGTITEAVSEVTWTGGRIRHGQYQDFNVAFGQLPDDTDQLSFKTLQTYSDGNVVRWIEEAKKGADEPENPAPVLTLTAQDAGKGSDGTSDSASGSASSSSSSSAPAVAADSTSSSDSTARGLGIAGLVVGLLGLAAAGYTLARGRGARSE from the coding sequence ATGTCCCCGATTCGCACCACCCTGCGCCGCGCCGGCCTTGTCGCAGCCTTCACCACCGCCGGTGTCCTGGCCGCCGCGGGCGTCGCCTTCGCGCATGTGACGGTCCACCCCGAGACCTACGCCAAGGGAGCCACGGACGGTGTTCTCACCTTCCGCGTCCCCAACGAGGAGGACACCGCCAGCACCACGAAGGTGCAGGTCTTCCTGCCGACGGACCACCCGGTCCTCGGCGTGCTCGTCACCCCTCAGGAGGGCTGGACGGCGCAGGTGACGACCACGAAGCTCAAGACCCCCGTCAAGACCGACGACGGCACCATCACCGAGGCCGTCTCGGAGGTCACCTGGACCGGCGGCCGGATCCGGCACGGCCAGTACCAGGACTTCAACGTCGCCTTCGGCCAGCTGCCCGACGACACCGACCAGTTGAGCTTCAAGACCCTGCAGACCTACTCGGACGGCAACGTCGTCCGCTGGATCGAGGAGGCGAAGAAGGGCGCGGACGAGCCGGAGAACCCGGCGCCGGTGCTCACCCTGACCGCCCAGGACGCGGGGAAGGGTTCCGACGGGACCTCGGACTCGGCGTCGGGCTCTGCCTCGTCCTCGTCGTCGAGCTCGGCGCCGGCCGTCGCGGCCGACTCGACGTCGAGCAGTGACTCCACGGCCCGTGGCTTGGGCATCGCCGGACTGGTCGTGGGCCTCCTGGGCCTGGCCGCGGCCGGCTACACCCTGGCGCGCGGCCGGGGTGCCCGCTCCGAGTAG
- a CDS encoding vitamin K epoxide reductase family protein, whose protein sequence is MTRTAGGAARVRTAGGSPAFALLLVITGAAGLLAAWVITIDKFKLLENPNFVPGCSLNPVVSCGNIMKSKQAAAFGFPNPMLGLVAYGIVICVGMSLLARATYPRWYWLTFNAGTLFGVGFCTWLQFQSLYRINSLCLWCSLAWVATIIMFWYVTSFNVRHEFLPAPGWLRGFLGEFTWVLPVAHIGIIGMLILTRWWNFWTS, encoded by the coding sequence ATGACACGGACCGCGGGCGGCGCCGCGAGGGTGCGGACCGCGGGGGGCAGCCCTGCGTTCGCCCTTCTGCTCGTGATCACCGGTGCGGCCGGTCTGCTCGCCGCGTGGGTCATCACGATCGACAAGTTCAAGCTGCTGGAGAACCCGAACTTCGTGCCGGGATGCAGCCTCAACCCGGTCGTCTCCTGCGGCAACATCATGAAGAGCAAGCAGGCCGCGGCCTTCGGGTTCCCCAACCCGATGCTCGGCCTGGTGGCGTACGGCATCGTGATCTGCGTCGGGATGAGTCTGCTCGCGCGGGCCACCTACCCGCGCTGGTACTGGCTGACCTTCAACGCGGGCACCCTCTTCGGCGTCGGATTCTGCACCTGGCTGCAGTTCCAGTCGCTGTACCGGATCAACTCCCTGTGCCTGTGGTGCTCGCTGGCCTGGGTCGCCACGATCATCATGTTCTGGTACGTGACGTCGTTCAACGTACGGCATGAGTTTCTGCCCGCGCCCGGCTGGTTGCGGGGATTCCTCGGAGAATTCACCTGGGTCCTGCCGGTCGCGCACATCGGGATCATCGGGATGCTGATCCTGACCCGCTGGTGGAATTTCTGGACGAGCTGA
- a CDS encoding DUF5949 family protein — protein MTSTSSQARPFRAVDLGTLAVIAFSGEVPDGDMPYLLAYSLGDGEGGPEAATAAIEQLLRNNGLPVGDSLLDGTRQPSLPLTLLVEAGQAVVTMPYLNAQCVVPPEWLAAVGERGYAYFLFATRAWPEAEPGKPVEPESLAAFAGNEEILLSAAHVLLPAHSLRG, from the coding sequence GTGACCTCAACCTCAAGCCAAGCGCGTCCTTTCCGGGCCGTCGACCTCGGCACGCTCGCCGTCATCGCCTTCAGCGGTGAAGTGCCCGACGGCGACATGCCCTATCTCCTCGCCTACTCCCTGGGCGACGGTGAAGGCGGCCCAGAGGCCGCCACGGCCGCCATCGAGCAGTTGCTGCGGAACAACGGTCTGCCCGTCGGCGACTCGCTACTCGACGGGACCCGGCAGCCGAGCCTGCCCCTCACCCTCCTTGTCGAGGCGGGCCAGGCCGTCGTCACGATGCCGTACCTCAACGCTCAGTGCGTCGTGCCGCCCGAGTGGCTCGCGGCAGTCGGTGAACGGGGCTACGCCTACTTTCTGTTCGCCACCCGCGCCTGGCCCGAGGCCGAGCCCGGCAAGCCCGTCGAGCCGGAGAGCCTGGCGGCCTTCGCGGGCAACGAGGAGATCCTGCTCAGCGCGGCCCACGTACTCCTGCCCGCGCACAGTTTGCGCGGCTGA
- a CDS encoding chaplin: protein MNLAKKAALIFATAGMAAGAAAGSAVADTGAQGAAANSPGVASGNVIQVPVDVPVNACGLSVNVIGALNPAFGNACDNK from the coding sequence ATGAACCTTGCCAAGAAGGCCGCTCTCATTTTCGCCACCGCCGGAATGGCCGCGGGTGCCGCCGCGGGCAGTGCCGTCGCCGATACCGGCGCGCAGGGCGCGGCGGCCAATTCCCCCGGTGTCGCCTCCGGCAACGTCATTCAGGTACCCGTGGACGTTCCGGTGAACGCCTGTGGCCTCAGCGTCAACGTCATCGGCGCGTTGAACCCGGCGTTTGGGAACGCGTGCGACAACAAGTGA
- a CDS encoding chaplin, giving the protein MSRIAKGLALTSVAAAAVAGTAGIAAADSGATGSAAQSPGVLSGNVLQVPIHVPVNVCGNTVNVIGLLNPAFGNTCANG; this is encoded by the coding sequence ATGTCGCGTATCGCGAAGGGCCTGGCCCTGACCTCCGTTGCCGCCGCTGCTGTGGCGGGCACCGCCGGCATCGCTGCCGCCGACAGCGGCGCAACCGGCTCGGCGGCCCAATCCCCTGGTGTCCTGTCGGGCAACGTTCTGCAGGTGCCCATCCACGTTCCGGTCAACGTCTGCGGGAACACCGTGAACGTCATCGGTCTGCTGAACCCCGCGTTCGGCAACACCTGCGCCAACGGCTGA
- a CDS encoding chaplin yields MRQNLSRGMVVAAAATSILSLYGTPVFADSHADASAMDSPGVASGNSVQVPVHVPVNACGNTVNVIGALNPTFGNSCANGSGSQGNSSGSLASGRTQGSPGVLSGNHAQAPVDVPVNACGNSVDVVALLNPAFGNRCGNEHGGSVNTPPVTPPTVPPVTPPTVPPVTPPTVPPVTPPTVPPVTPPTVPPVTPPTVPPVTPPTVPPVTPPTVPPVTPPTVPPVTPPTVPPVTPVTPSRTVGQPVLPVSPSENPPTLAHTGSENVLGASAAGAALLLGGAVLYRRGRVASRR; encoded by the coding sequence TTGCGACAGAACCTGAGTAGGGGAATGGTCGTGGCCGCGGCCGCGACGAGCATCCTGTCCCTGTACGGCACCCCCGTGTTCGCTGACTCGCACGCGGACGCCAGCGCTATGGACTCACCCGGCGTCGCGTCGGGCAACAGCGTTCAGGTTCCGGTGCACGTGCCGGTGAACGCCTGCGGCAACACTGTCAACGTGATCGGCGCGCTCAACCCGACCTTCGGGAACTCCTGCGCCAACGGCTCGGGTTCGCAGGGCAACTCCTCCGGCTCCCTGGCGTCCGGCAGGACCCAGGGCTCGCCCGGCGTCTTGTCGGGCAACCATGCCCAGGCCCCGGTGGACGTTCCGGTGAACGCGTGCGGCAACTCGGTCGACGTCGTCGCCCTGCTGAACCCGGCGTTCGGCAACAGGTGCGGGAACGAGCACGGGGGCAGCGTCAACACCCCGCCGGTGACGCCTCCGACTGTCCCGCCGGTGACGCCTCCGACCGTTCCGCCGGTGACGCCTCCGACCGTTCCGCCGGTGACGCCTCCGACCGTTCCGCCGGTGACGCCTCCGACCGTTCCGCCGGTGACGCCTCCGACCGTTCCGCCGGTGACGCCTCCGACTGTCCCGCCGGTGACGCCTCCGACCGTTCCGCCGGTGACGCCTCCGACTGTCCCGCCGGTGACGCCTCCGACCGTTCCGCCGGTGACGCCTGTCACCCCCTCGCGGACCGTCGGGCAGCCGGTCCTGCCCGTTTCTCCCTCCGAGAATCCGCCCACCCTGGCGCACACCGGCAGTGAGAACGTGCTCGGGGCCTCCGCCGCCGGCGCCGCGCTGCTGCTCGGCGGAGCCGTCCTGTACCGACGAGGTCGAGTCGCCTCCCGCCGGTAG
- a CDS encoding chaplin, with product MALGMGAPAFADAGAEGSAVGSPGVLSGNVIQVPIHVPVNVCGNTVDVVALLNPAFGNSCANG from the coding sequence ATGGCCCTGGGGATGGGCGCCCCGGCCTTCGCGGACGCCGGCGCCGAGGGTTCCGCCGTCGGCTCGCCGGGTGTCCTCTCGGGCAATGTGATTCAGGTCCCCATTCACGTCCCCGTCAACGTGTGCGGCAACACGGTCGACGTCGTCGCCCTGCTGAACCCGGCGTTCGGCAACAGCTGCGCCAACGGCTGA
- a CDS encoding rodlin: MIKKVMTAAAVTVCAVGASAAAAPQALAIGNDGGTTSVSGVGATQSFGNSATTGDMSPQMGLIQGSLNKPCVGLPAKANVGSLVGVVPIAVQDVPVLSSPQNQQCVENSTQAKGDEPLSHVLDQIPVLSGNGVGNK; this comes from the coding sequence GTGATCAAGAAGGTTATGACCGCCGCCGCGGTCACCGTTTGCGCCGTCGGCGCTTCCGCTGCTGCCGCGCCGCAGGCGCTGGCGATCGGGAATGACGGTGGGACGACCTCCGTCAGCGGCGTCGGTGCCACCCAGTCGTTCGGCAACTCGGCGACCACGGGGGACATGAGCCCGCAGATGGGGCTCATCCAGGGCTCGCTGAACAAGCCCTGCGTCGGCCTGCCCGCGAAGGCCAACGTGGGCTCGCTCGTCGGCGTCGTCCCGATCGCCGTCCAGGACGTCCCGGTCCTGTCGTCCCCGCAGAACCAGCAGTGCGTCGAGAACTCCACCCAGGCCAAGGGCGACGAACCGCTGTCGCACGTCCTGGACCAGATCCCGGTCCTGTCCGGCAACGGTGTCGGCAACAAGTAG
- a CDS encoding rodlin produces the protein MKKLWATAAIAASVAGISAAAAPQALAIGDDGGTTSVSGYGASQSFGNSATYGSMSPQMALIQGSLNKPCVGLPAKANVGSLVGVVPIAVQDVPVLSSPQNQQCVENSTQAKGDEPLSHILDNIPVLSGNGTNNS, from the coding sequence ATGAAGAAGCTGTGGGCAACCGCGGCTATCGCCGCTTCTGTCGCCGGTATCTCGGCCGCGGCCGCCCCCCAGGCTCTGGCGATCGGCGATGACGGTGGCACGACGTCCGTCAGCGGCTACGGCGCCTCGCAGTCGTTCGGCAACTCGGCGACCTACGGCAGCATGAGCCCGCAGATGGCGCTCATCCAGGGCTCGCTGAACAAGCCCTGCGTCGGCCTGCCCGCGAAGGCCAACGTGGGCTCGCTCGTCGGCGTCGTCCCGATCGCCGTCCAGGACGTCCCGGTCCTGTCGTCCCCGCAGAACCAGCAGTGCGTCGAGAACTCCACCCAGGCCAAGGGCGACGAACCGCTGTCGCACATCCTGGACAACATCCCGGTCCTGTCGGGCAACGGCACGAACAACAGCTGA
- a CDS encoding vWA domain-containing protein, which translates to MTLTGNDEHTGRPRRPRTGRRRRPVAILIGLSLAGGLLLTGCGASDSNGSSTDGSNKSGGRGFPQPAPNRTSGTSQGERKNTPTGDASREFAPSPDYLSTFALDVDTASYGYARRALADGRLPEASTVRPEEFVNSFRQDYRRPDGNGFSVTVDGARTREKDWSLVRVGLATRDAAQSGERPPAALTFVIDISGSMGEPGRLDLAKDALGVMTDRLRDDDSIAVVTFSDEARTVLPMTRLGHHRDRIYDAIRGLEPTESTNLGAGVRTGYATAVKGLREGATNRVVLISDALANTGETDADAILESISTARREHGITLFGVGVGSEYGDALMERLADKGDGHTTYVSTIEDARKVFCEQLPQNIDLTARDAKAQVAFDPETVKQFRLIGYDDRQVADEDFRNDRVDGGEVGPGHTVTALYAVRTRPGASGHLATASVRWLDPDTRAPHEESGQLETGSLDEDLWTSSTRLQVDAVAAYFADDLRTGDDKANPLPGALPLGELADRAHRVASAAEDKAVDDLANAVERASGLMG; encoded by the coding sequence ATGACACTGACGGGGAACGACGAACACACAGGGCGACCGCGGCGGCCGAGGACCGGTCGACGGCGGCGACCGGTCGCCATCCTGATCGGGCTGTCGCTCGCGGGCGGCCTGCTCCTCACCGGCTGCGGCGCGAGCGACAGCAACGGCTCCTCGACGGACGGTTCGAACAAGTCCGGCGGACGCGGGTTCCCGCAGCCCGCCCCGAACCGGACCTCCGGGACCTCCCAGGGCGAGCGGAAGAACACTCCGACGGGCGACGCGAGCCGCGAGTTCGCGCCGTCCCCCGACTACCTCTCCACCTTCGCCCTCGACGTCGACACCGCCTCCTACGGCTACGCCCGCCGCGCCCTCGCCGACGGCCGGCTGCCCGAGGCGTCGACGGTCCGCCCCGAGGAGTTCGTCAACAGCTTCCGGCAGGACTACCGGCGTCCCGACGGCAACGGCTTCTCGGTCACCGTCGACGGTGCCCGCACCCGGGAGAAGGACTGGTCGCTGGTCCGCGTCGGCCTCGCCACCCGCGACGCCGCGCAGAGCGGTGAGCGCCCGCCCGCCGCGCTCACCTTCGTCATCGACATATCCGGCTCCATGGGCGAGCCCGGCCGACTCGACCTCGCCAAGGACGCCCTCGGCGTGATGACGGACCGGCTGCGCGACGACGACTCGATAGCCGTGGTCACCTTCAGCGACGAGGCCCGGACCGTGCTCCCGATGACCCGCCTCGGCCACCATCGCGACCGCATCTACGACGCGATCAGGGGACTGGAACCGACGGAGTCGACCAACCTCGGTGCGGGCGTGCGCACCGGGTACGCCACGGCCGTCAAGGGCCTGCGCGAGGGCGCCACCAACCGCGTCGTGCTGATCTCCGACGCCCTCGCCAACACCGGCGAGACCGACGCGGACGCCATCCTCGAGAGCATCTCCACCGCCCGCCGCGAACACGGCATCACCCTCTTCGGCGTCGGCGTGGGCAGCGAGTACGGCGACGCCCTCATGGAGCGCCTCGCCGACAAGGGCGACGGCCACACGACGTACGTCTCGACCATCGAGGACGCCCGCAAGGTCTTCTGCGAGCAGCTTCCGCAGAACATCGACCTCACGGCCCGCGACGCCAAGGCACAGGTCGCCTTCGACCCGGAGACCGTCAAGCAGTTCCGGCTGATCGGATACGACGACCGTCAGGTCGCCGACGAGGACTTCCGCAACGACCGGGTGGACGGCGGCGAGGTGGGACCCGGCCACACGGTCACGGCCCTCTACGCGGTCCGCACCAGGCCCGGCGCCTCCGGCCACCTCGCCACCGCGAGCGTCCGCTGGCTCGACCCCGACACCCGCGCCCCGCACGAGGAGTCCGGCCAACTGGAGACCGGCTCCCTCGACGAGGACCTGTGGACCTCCTCCACCCGTCTCCAGGTCGACGCCGTGGCCGCGTACTTCGCCGACGACCTGCGCACGGGCGACGACAAGGCGAACCCGCTCCCCGGCGCCCTCCCGCTGGGCGAACTCGCCGACCGTGCCCACCGGGTGGCGTCCGCCGCGGAGGACAAGGCGGTGGACGACCTGGCGAACGCGGTGGAGCGGGCGAGTGGACTCATGGGATAG
- a CDS encoding ABC transporter permease, with translation MSTLVERAETADGYRARHTLPLRVELLRQLKRRRTLVMGAILAVLPFVLVIAFAIGGDPGSRNGQVTLMDTATASGANFAAVNLFVSAGFLLVIPVALFCGDTIASEASWSSLRYLLAAPVPRARLLWSKLTVALGLSLAAMVLLPIVAIAVGTAAYGWGPLEIPTGGALSAGTAAQRLLVVIAYVFVSQLVTAGLAFWLSTKTDAPLGAVGGAVGLTIVGNVLDAVTALGHWRDFLPAHWQFAWADAIQPNPEWGGMIQGTAISITYALVLFALAFRGFRRKDIVS, from the coding sequence ATGAGCACGCTCGTCGAACGGGCCGAGACGGCGGACGGGTACCGGGCACGGCACACGCTGCCGCTCCGCGTGGAGCTCCTGCGGCAGTTGAAGCGGCGCCGCACGCTCGTCATGGGCGCGATCCTCGCCGTGCTGCCCTTCGTGCTCGTCATCGCCTTCGCGATCGGCGGTGACCCGGGCTCGCGCAACGGGCAGGTCACCCTGATGGACACGGCGACCGCGTCGGGCGCCAACTTCGCCGCGGTGAACCTCTTCGTGTCCGCGGGCTTCCTGCTGGTCATCCCCGTCGCGCTGTTCTGCGGGGACACGATCGCCTCCGAGGCGAGCTGGTCCTCGCTGCGCTATCTGCTCGCGGCCCCCGTACCGCGGGCCCGGCTGCTGTGGTCCAAGCTCACCGTAGCCCTCGGCCTCAGTCTCGCCGCGATGGTGCTGCTGCCCATCGTCGCCATAGCGGTGGGCACGGCGGCGTACGGCTGGGGGCCGCTGGAGATCCCCACCGGCGGCGCACTCTCCGCCGGCACCGCGGCCCAGCGGCTCCTCGTGGTCATCGCGTACGTCTTCGTGTCCCAACTCGTCACGGCGGGGCTCGCGTTCTGGCTGTCCACCAAGACGGACGCGCCCCTGGGCGCGGTCGGCGGCGCGGTCGGCCTGACGATCGTGGGGAACGTCCTGGACGCGGTCACCGCCCTCGGCCACTGGCGCGACTTCCTGCCCGCACACTGGCAGTTCGCCTGGGCCGATGCCATCCAGCCCAACCCGGAGTGGGGCGGCATGATCCAGGGCACCGCGATTTCGATAACGTACGCCCTCGTCCTGTTCGCCCTGGCCTTCCGGGGTTTCCGGCGCAAGGACATCGTGTCGTAG
- a CDS encoding alpha/beta fold hydrolase, translating into MDLRLPRLRGPARRGRRRWFAAAAAVVVLAGAGTWTAVASDDGPAVHRTDRVMTTGAGVNIDTSFFTAGSGRRPAVLLGHGFGGSKDDMRREAEQLARDGYAVMTWSARGFGRSTGKIGLNDPKGEVADVSKLIDWLAERPEVRLDKSGDPRVGVAGGSYGGAISLLAAGYDKRVDAIAPSITYWNLADALFPNDVFKKLWAGIFINSGGGCDHFEAQLCAMYNRVAESGKPDAQARALLEQRSPSAVGDRIKVPTLILQGQTDSLFPLGQADAMAKAIRAGGAPVDVDWIAGGHDGGDPETSRVEARVGSWFDRYLKDDKNADTGPAFRITRTGGIDSTDGAAQLRGASGDVYPGLESGEHAIALSDGRREQTFQNPAGASPPAISALPGLGGTGGLSQLSALGLGVSLDFPGQYAQFDSAALRGDLRITGSPTVTVHVRSSTDEAVLFGKVYDVGPGTTQPVLPSQLVAPVRVTGAKAGKDVTIVLPAVDHEVQKGHRLRLVLASTDLGYASPAAPATYTVSLKSDLLVPTAPGVKTAAAVLPSWVWWLPLAGALAAAALLLTGRRRTAPVAPDPELAEVPLQITDLSKRYAKSADRYAVRDLSFRVEKGQVLGLLGPNGAGKTTTLRMLMGLIKPDGGEIRVFGHAIRPGAPVLSRVGAFVEGAGFLPHLSGRENLELYWQATGRPAEDAHMEEALEIAGLGDALARAVRTHSQGMRQRLAIAQAMLGLPDLLILDEPTNGLDPPQIREMREVMIRYAAAGRTVIVSSHLLAEVEQSCTHLVVMDRGRLIQAGPVSEIIGSGDTLLVGTGAPVEGPVVEKIGALPGVASAVAAEGGLLVRLDEGGSAERLLVELVRLEVPVRSVGPHRRLEDAFLTLIGGAA; encoded by the coding sequence ATGGATCTTCGACTGCCCCGACTGCGCGGGCCCGCACGGCGAGGACGCCGACGGTGGTTCGCCGCCGCGGCCGCCGTGGTCGTGCTCGCCGGCGCCGGTACGTGGACCGCTGTCGCCTCGGACGACGGTCCGGCCGTCCACCGCACCGACCGTGTGATGACCACGGGCGCCGGGGTGAACATCGACACGTCGTTCTTCACCGCGGGCTCCGGCCGCCGCCCCGCCGTGCTCCTCGGGCACGGCTTCGGCGGCAGCAAGGACGACATGCGGCGGGAGGCGGAGCAACTCGCCCGCGACGGGTACGCGGTGATGACCTGGTCGGCGCGCGGCTTCGGCCGTTCCACCGGCAAGATCGGCCTGAACGACCCCAAGGGCGAGGTCGCCGACGTCTCCAAGCTCATCGACTGGCTGGCCGAGCGGCCCGAGGTCCGGCTCGACAAGAGCGGCGACCCACGTGTGGGAGTCGCCGGAGGCTCGTACGGCGGAGCGATCTCCCTGCTGGCCGCCGGGTACGACAAGAGGGTCGACGCGATCGCCCCCTCGATCACGTACTGGAACCTGGCGGACGCGCTCTTCCCGAACGACGTGTTCAAGAAGCTCTGGGCCGGCATCTTCATCAACTCCGGCGGCGGCTGCGACCACTTCGAGGCGCAGCTGTGCGCGATGTACAACCGGGTGGCGGAGTCGGGGAAGCCGGACGCCCAGGCGCGCGCCCTGCTGGAGCAGCGCTCGCCGTCCGCCGTCGGCGACCGCATCAAGGTGCCCACGCTCATCCTGCAGGGCCAGACCGACTCCCTCTTCCCGCTCGGCCAGGCCGACGCGATGGCCAAGGCGATCCGGGCGGGCGGCGCGCCCGTGGACGTCGACTGGATCGCCGGCGGGCACGACGGCGGCGACCCGGAGACGAGCCGCGTCGAGGCCCGCGTCGGCTCCTGGTTCGACCGCTATCTGAAGGACGACAAGAACGCCGACACCGGTCCCGCCTTCCGCATCACCCGCACCGGCGGCATCGACTCCACCGACGGCGCCGCGCAGCTGCGGGGCGCGAGCGGGGACGTCTACCCCGGCCTGGAGAGCGGCGAGCACGCCATCGCGCTGAGCGACGGCCGACGCGAGCAGACCTTCCAGAACCCCGCGGGCGCGAGTCCGCCCGCGATCTCCGCCCTCCCCGGACTCGGCGGCACCGGCGGCCTGTCCCAGCTGTCCGCGCTCGGGCTCGGAGTGTCCCTCGACTTCCCGGGACAGTACGCGCAGTTCGACTCTGCGGCGCTCCGCGGCGACCTGCGGATCACCGGCTCGCCGACCGTGACCGTCCACGTCCGGTCGAGCACCGACGAGGCGGTCCTCTTCGGGAAGGTGTACGACGTCGGGCCGGGCACCACCCAGCCGGTACTGCCCTCGCAACTGGTGGCGCCCGTGCGGGTGACCGGCGCGAAGGCGGGCAAGGACGTCACGATCGTGCTGCCCGCGGTCGACCACGAGGTCCAGAAGGGCCACCGGCTGCGCCTGGTCCTCGCCTCGACGGACCTCGGCTACGCCTCACCGGCGGCCCCGGCGACGTACACGGTCTCCCTGAAGAGCGACCTGCTCGTGCCCACCGCGCCCGGTGTGAAGACCGCCGCCGCCGTGCTGCCCTCCTGGGTGTGGTGGCTGCCCCTGGCCGGCGCGCTCGCCGCCGCCGCACTCCTGCTGACCGGCCGTCGTCGTACGGCCCCGGTCGCGCCCGACCCCGAGCTCGCCGAAGTCCCCCTCCAGATCACCGACCTGAGCAAGCGGTACGCGAAGTCGGCGGACCGGTACGCGGTACGGGACCTGTCGTTCCGCGTGGAGAAGGGCCAGGTCCTGGGCCTGCTGGGGCCGAACGGCGCGGGCAAGACGACCACGCTGCGCATGCTGATGGGCCTCATCAAGCCCGACGGCGGCGAGATCCGCGTCTTCGGGCACGCGATCCGGCCCGGCGCCCCGGTGCTCTCCCGGGTCGGAGCGTTCGTCGAGGGCGCCGGCTTCCTCCCGCACCTCTCGGGCCGCGAGAACCTGGAGCTGTACTGGCAGGCGACGGGCCGTCCGGCCGAGGACGCCCACATGGAGGAGGCGCTGGAGATCGCGGGCCTGGGCGACGCGCTGGCCCGCGCGGTCCGCACCCACTCCCAGGGCATGCGCCAGCGCCTGGCCATCGCCCAGGCGATGCTGGGCCTCCCTGACCTCCTCATCCTCGACGAACCGACCAACGGTCTCGACCCGCCCCAGATCCGCGAGATGCGCGAGGTCATGATCCGCTACGCCGCCGCGGGCCGCACGGTCATCGTCTCCAGCCACCTGCTGGCCGAGGTCGAGCAGTCCTGCACCCACCTGGTGGTCATGGACCGCGGCCGGCTGATCCAGGCCGGCCCGGTGAGCGAGATCATCGGATCCGGCGACACCCTCCTCGTCGGTACGGGCGCGCCCGTGGAGGGGCCGGTCGTCGAGAAGATCGGCGCGCTGCCCGGCGTGGCCTCGGCCGTCGCAGCCGAGGGCGGGCTGCTGGTCCGCCTCGACGAGGGCGGCAGCGCCGAACGCCTGCTCGTGGAACTCGTACGGCTGGAAGTCCCCGTGCGGTCGGTGGGCCCCCACCGTCGGCTGGAGGACGCGTTCCTCACCCTGATCGGAGGTGCCGCATGA